A genomic region of Pelodiscus sinensis isolate JC-2024 chromosome 1, ASM4963464v1, whole genome shotgun sequence contains the following coding sequences:
- the CASR gene encoding LOW QUALITY PROTEIN: extracellular calcium-sensing receptor (The sequence of the model RefSeq protein was modified relative to this genomic sequence to represent the inferred CDS: inserted 1 base in 1 codon) translates to MEGLNIAPFYLGWPSSLTNCSLSPIYFADASACAKCPEDFWSNENHTSCIPKQIEFLSWTEPFGIALTLFAVLGIFLTSFVLGVFTKFRNTPIVKATNRELSYLLLFSLLCCFCSSLSFIGKPQDWTCRLRRPTFGISFVLCISCILVKTNRVLLVFEAKIPTSLHRKWWGLNLQFLLVFLCTFVQIIICVIWLYTAPPSSYWNHELEDEIIFLTSHEGSLMALGFLNGYTCLLAAICFFFAFKSRKLPEXFNEAKFITFSTLIFFIVWISFIPAYASTSGKFVSAVEVIAILAASFGQLACIFFNKVYIIFFKPSRNTIEEVRCSTAAHAFKVAARATLRRSNVSRKRSNSLGSSTGSTPSTSISSKSNYEDPCSLPTSLAP, encoded by the exons ATGGAAGGACTAAACATTGCTCCATTTTATTTAGGGTGGCCATCTAGTCTAACAAACTGTTCACTCAGTCCTATTTATTTTGCAGATGCGAGTGCTTGTGCCAAGTGCCCTGAGGATTTCTGGTCCAACGAAAACCACACCTCTTGCATTCCGAAGCAAATCGAGTTCCTGTCCTGGACTGAGCCCTTTGGAATAGCTCTGACTCTCTTTGCTGTGCTTGGAATTTTCCTGACCTCATTCGTTCTGGGGGTCTTCACCAAATTCCGCAACACACCCATTGTCAAGGCCACCAACCGGGAGTTGTCCTACCTCCTCCTGTTCTCCCTGCTGTGTTGCTTCTGCAGCTCCCTGTCCTTCATTGGCAAGCCCCAGGACTGGACTTGCCGCTTGCGACGGCCAACCTTTGGCATCAGCTTTGTCCTCTGCATCTCCTGCATCCTGGTAAAGACAAATCGTGTCCTGCTGGTTTTTGAAGCCAAGATCCCTACAAGCCTCCATCGCAAATGGTGGGGCCTCAACCTGCAGTTCCTTCTGGTCTTCTTGTGCACTTTTGTGCAGATCATCATCTGTGTGATCTGGCTCTAcacagctcccccctccagcTACTGGAACCATGAGCTGGAGGACGAGATCATCTTCCTCACCAGCCACGAAGGCTCCCTGATGGCTCTGGGCTTCTTGAATGGTTACACCTGCCTTCTGGCTGCCATCTGCTTCTTCTTCGCTTTCAAGTCTCGGAAGCTGCCTG AATTCAACGAAGCCAAGTTCATCACCTTCAGCACGCTGATCTTCTTCATTGTGTGGATCTCCTTCATACCTGCCTATGCCAGTACCTCTGGCAAGTTTGTCTCAGCTGTGGAGGTGATTGCCATACTGGCTGCCAGCTTTGGGCAGCTGGCCTGCATCTTCTTCAACAAAGTCTACATCATCTTCTTTAAGCCCTCCCGCAACACCATTGAGGAAGTGCGCTGCAGCACGGCTGCCCATGCCTTCAAAGTAGCAGCCAGGGCCACGCTGAGACGGAGCAATGTGTCACGCAAGAGGTCTAACAGTCTGGGTAGTTCcacaggctccaccccctcaacCTCCATCAGTAGCAAGAGCAACTACGAAGACCCCTGCTCTCTGCCGACTTCACTTGCTCCTTAG